From Ailuropoda melanoleuca isolate Jingjing chromosome 8, ASM200744v2, whole genome shotgun sequence, a single genomic window includes:
- the FCER1A gene encoding high affinity immunoglobulin epsilon receptor subunit alpha isoform X2, protein MIQKTFPSPFWLQVYFKALSLQSSRHLGATEEMPIPMGGPALLWMALLLCRPDGMSAVSLNPPWNRILKDDNVTLICHENNSLEVNSAVWTHNNIRLEETSSRLNIVKARIQDSGEYRCQNKESIPSEPVYLGVVAGWLLLQASAEVVTEGESFHIRCHGWRNQNVSKVTYYRNGVALKYWYDSIDVSITNVTVRDSGSYFCTGCIRRQNHTSDPLNITVKKDSPDQNGHQSKYSWLQFLIPSLVVILFAVDTGLLVLTQQQLALLLKTKRTRKSKKPDPEKS, encoded by the exons ATGATACAGAAaacatttccttctcctttttggcTTCAAGTCTATTTTAAGGCTTTAAGTCTCCAGTCCAGTCGGCACTTGGGGGCCACGGAGGAGATGCCTATTCCCATGGGAGGCCCTGCCCTGCTGTGGATGGCGTTGCTGCTCTGCC GTCCAGATGGCATGTCAGCAG TGTCCTTGAACCCACCATGGAACAGAATATTGAAAGATGATAATGTGACTCTTATATGTCATGAGAACAACTCCCTTGAAGTTAACTCCGCTGTGTGGACCCACAACAACATCCGCTTGGAAGAGACGTCTTCACGTCTGAACATTGTGAAAGCCCGAATCCAGGACAGTGGGGAATACAGGTGTCAGAACAAAGAATCCATCCCGAGTGAACCGGTATACCTAGGAGTCGTTGCAG GATGGCTGCTCCTGCAAGCCTCCGCCGAGGTGGTGACGGAGGGCGAGTCCTTCCACATCAGGTGCCATGGCTGGAGGAATCAGAACGTCTCAAAGGTGACCTACTACAGGAACGGCGTAGCCCTCAAGTACTGGTATGACAGCATCGACGTGTCCATTACCAATGTCACAGTCAGGGACAGCGGCAGCTATTTCTGCACGGGCTGCATTCGGAGGCAAAACCACACCTCTGACCCCCTCAACATCACTGTGAAAAAAG ATTCCCCGGACCAGAATGGTCACCAAAGCAAATACTCCTGGCTACAATTTCTGATCCCATCGTTGGTGGTGATTCTGTTTGCCGTGGACACAGGACTGCTTGTCTTGACCCAGCAGCAGTTGGCATTGCTCTTGAAGACTAAGAGGACCAGGAAGAGCAAAAAGCCAGACCCTGAAAAGAGTTGA
- the FCER1A gene encoding high affinity immunoglobulin epsilon receptor subunit alpha isoform X4, producing MPIPMGGPALLWMALLLCRPDGMSADTSKPTVSLNPPWNRILKDDNVTLICHENNSLEVNSAVWTHNNIRLEETSSRLNIVKARIQDSGEYRCQNKESIPSEPVYLGVVAGWLLLQASAEVVTEGESFHIRCHGWRNQNVSKVTYYRNGVALKYWYDSIDVSITNVTVRDSGSYFCTGCIRRQNHTSDPLNITVKKDSPDQNGHQSKYSWLQFLIPSLVVILFAVDTGLLVLTQQQLALLLKTKRTRKSKKPDPEKS from the exons ATGCCTATTCCCATGGGAGGCCCTGCCCTGCTGTGGATGGCGTTGCTGCTCTGCC GTCCAGATGGCATGTCAGCAG ATACCTCGAAACCTACAGTGTCCTTGAACCCACCATGGAACAGAATATTGAAAGATGATAATGTGACTCTTATATGTCATGAGAACAACTCCCTTGAAGTTAACTCCGCTGTGTGGACCCACAACAACATCCGCTTGGAAGAGACGTCTTCACGTCTGAACATTGTGAAAGCCCGAATCCAGGACAGTGGGGAATACAGGTGTCAGAACAAAGAATCCATCCCGAGTGAACCGGTATACCTAGGAGTCGTTGCAG GATGGCTGCTCCTGCAAGCCTCCGCCGAGGTGGTGACGGAGGGCGAGTCCTTCCACATCAGGTGCCATGGCTGGAGGAATCAGAACGTCTCAAAGGTGACCTACTACAGGAACGGCGTAGCCCTCAAGTACTGGTATGACAGCATCGACGTGTCCATTACCAATGTCACAGTCAGGGACAGCGGCAGCTATTTCTGCACGGGCTGCATTCGGAGGCAAAACCACACCTCTGACCCCCTCAACATCACTGTGAAAAAAG ATTCCCCGGACCAGAATGGTCACCAAAGCAAATACTCCTGGCTACAATTTCTGATCCCATCGTTGGTGGTGATTCTGTTTGCCGTGGACACAGGACTGCTTGTCTTGACCCAGCAGCAGTTGGCATTGCTCTTGAAGACTAAGAGGACCAGGAAGAGCAAAAAGCCAGACCCTGAAAAGAGTTGA
- the FCER1A gene encoding high affinity immunoglobulin epsilon receptor subunit alpha isoform X3, with product MTSRKLVYFKALSLQSSRHLGATEEMPIPMGGPALLWMALLLCRPDGMSADTSKPTVSLNPPWNRILKDDNVTLICHENNSLEVNSAVWTHNNIRLEETSSRLNIVKARIQDSGEYRCQNKESIPSEPVYLGVVAGWLLLQASAEVVTEGESFHIRCHGWRNQNVSKVTYYRNGVALKYWYDSIDVSITNVTVRDSGSYFCTGCIRRQNHTSDPLNITVKKDSPDQNGHQSKYSWLQFLIPSLVVILFAVDTGLLVLTQQQLALLLKTKRTRKSKKPDPEKS from the exons ATGACCAGCAGGAAATTAG TCTATTTTAAGGCTTTAAGTCTCCAGTCCAGTCGGCACTTGGGGGCCACGGAGGAGATGCCTATTCCCATGGGAGGCCCTGCCCTGCTGTGGATGGCGTTGCTGCTCTGCC GTCCAGATGGCATGTCAGCAG ATACCTCGAAACCTACAGTGTCCTTGAACCCACCATGGAACAGAATATTGAAAGATGATAATGTGACTCTTATATGTCATGAGAACAACTCCCTTGAAGTTAACTCCGCTGTGTGGACCCACAACAACATCCGCTTGGAAGAGACGTCTTCACGTCTGAACATTGTGAAAGCCCGAATCCAGGACAGTGGGGAATACAGGTGTCAGAACAAAGAATCCATCCCGAGTGAACCGGTATACCTAGGAGTCGTTGCAG GATGGCTGCTCCTGCAAGCCTCCGCCGAGGTGGTGACGGAGGGCGAGTCCTTCCACATCAGGTGCCATGGCTGGAGGAATCAGAACGTCTCAAAGGTGACCTACTACAGGAACGGCGTAGCCCTCAAGTACTGGTATGACAGCATCGACGTGTCCATTACCAATGTCACAGTCAGGGACAGCGGCAGCTATTTCTGCACGGGCTGCATTCGGAGGCAAAACCACACCTCTGACCCCCTCAACATCACTGTGAAAAAAG ATTCCCCGGACCAGAATGGTCACCAAAGCAAATACTCCTGGCTACAATTTCTGATCCCATCGTTGGTGGTGATTCTGTTTGCCGTGGACACAGGACTGCTTGTCTTGACCCAGCAGCAGTTGGCATTGCTCTTGAAGACTAAGAGGACCAGGAAGAGCAAAAAGCCAGACCCTGAAAAGAGTTGA
- the FCER1A gene encoding high affinity immunoglobulin epsilon receptor subunit alpha isoform X1, giving the protein MIQKTFPSPFWLQVYFKALSLQSSRHLGATEEMPIPMGGPALLWMALLLCRPDGMSADTSKPTVSLNPPWNRILKDDNVTLICHENNSLEVNSAVWTHNNIRLEETSSRLNIVKARIQDSGEYRCQNKESIPSEPVYLGVVAGWLLLQASAEVVTEGESFHIRCHGWRNQNVSKVTYYRNGVALKYWYDSIDVSITNVTVRDSGSYFCTGCIRRQNHTSDPLNITVKKDSPDQNGHQSKYSWLQFLIPSLVVILFAVDTGLLVLTQQQLALLLKTKRTRKSKKPDPEKS; this is encoded by the exons ATGATACAGAAaacatttccttctcctttttggcTTCAAGTCTATTTTAAGGCTTTAAGTCTCCAGTCCAGTCGGCACTTGGGGGCCACGGAGGAGATGCCTATTCCCATGGGAGGCCCTGCCCTGCTGTGGATGGCGTTGCTGCTCTGCC GTCCAGATGGCATGTCAGCAG ATACCTCGAAACCTACAGTGTCCTTGAACCCACCATGGAACAGAATATTGAAAGATGATAATGTGACTCTTATATGTCATGAGAACAACTCCCTTGAAGTTAACTCCGCTGTGTGGACCCACAACAACATCCGCTTGGAAGAGACGTCTTCACGTCTGAACATTGTGAAAGCCCGAATCCAGGACAGTGGGGAATACAGGTGTCAGAACAAAGAATCCATCCCGAGTGAACCGGTATACCTAGGAGTCGTTGCAG GATGGCTGCTCCTGCAAGCCTCCGCCGAGGTGGTGACGGAGGGCGAGTCCTTCCACATCAGGTGCCATGGCTGGAGGAATCAGAACGTCTCAAAGGTGACCTACTACAGGAACGGCGTAGCCCTCAAGTACTGGTATGACAGCATCGACGTGTCCATTACCAATGTCACAGTCAGGGACAGCGGCAGCTATTTCTGCACGGGCTGCATTCGGAGGCAAAACCACACCTCTGACCCCCTCAACATCACTGTGAAAAAAG ATTCCCCGGACCAGAATGGTCACCAAAGCAAATACTCCTGGCTACAATTTCTGATCCCATCGTTGGTGGTGATTCTGTTTGCCGTGGACACAGGACTGCTTGTCTTGACCCAGCAGCAGTTGGCATTGCTCTTGAAGACTAAGAGGACCAGGAAGAGCAAAAAGCCAGACCCTGAAAAGAGTTGA